aaatttaaagaaaaaatatatctaccactcaccctcacattgcccttattacttttttaaaataaaatatgtatactacccatactctaatattgccctccttgcttagcaccatctacatctacagtaatatgatcaacacatattgctcttatgctcaaacactcggtatgcaacgttgtattgatgttcgagtatatgtgagcgtgtgtgttgatactaaattttttagggatgtatactagtatgttagcgtgaaatggtgtagagatgtatatgtggacttatgcgtttgtacgcgagatctatgggtaggtatgctcgtaaagaatgaaataggtatgctaagtgcgatttttgaagggaatattgtacgccactctcttattggttaggtatgctaaatgagattttctttaacattaagtgattttcataattcttagtaattgctttggtttatgaccctaagtgaaacagttaatccagttgcggaaaaaatcccatttaacatgtgattacttaaatttccttaaagggtaatgtattcccatattaggtaacaatggtattaaaagatttcaacagatgttttacagctacgaaaagggctgtgattagcttttcccttaaaattaacatagtatttattaggtaattaaaaaattgtttgagttaaatttggtctctttttaaaaatttttttgtagccctgaaaagggctgttagatatactgctttcgaatatcgaaaataatcattttgacatgataagtaattttgcatggaaaaattacttcttagcggcggtcttcttggcagctggcttctttgctgcggcagcctttttgggcttggcagcggtggtttttgccttgggtgcctttggtttagtggctgatgctttggcggctgtttttgcgggtttagctttaactgtacctgtctttttggcagttttagccttggccttttcggtcttcttcttctcggcggtctttttagcagcggaaggcttctttgcagcggctttcttttcaccggctgcctttttgggtgctgctgccttctttttcttatcaccggctgggaccttcttcttcttttcagcgctctttgctttaggttccttcgaggcagatggggacaatttgaatgaaccggaggcacccttacctttagtttggatcaattttccactagcaacagcgctcttcaagtacttcttgatgaatggggccaattttacagcatcaactttgtatgtgctggccaagtatttcttgatggcaggcaatgaggaaccaccacgttctttcaatgttttgatggcagcatcgaccatttgttgggttggtggatggcttggggcagcagagggtttctttgccttggcagcggctttcttaggtgcctttttctcaacagcggcgactggagatgcggtggcttcaacaacggcggcgtcagacatgatttcacttatatttttctttttaaacacactttaacactttgtaaatatacactcactactggtgtacgctgattggttgaaaatatggtttcaacctttagactagtgatggctgggtacatcgaaattatgagaagtacatagtagtcaactacgaaattttgcgaaacgttgtgtggaagcgaataaaaatttttacaaaagttttcacagaattattcattttacgatgagatagtaacaatttctttttattttttatacaattcttctagtagagatatccagctaatcattaaagaaaatccgagttaattatctttaagcgttaccgagttataagggtttgagttgaaagtttataaaaatgttatgataaaattgtaactaaattataaaaattttccaatttttattgaaaattggtttttataaaaatttagtatggaatcttgatatgttttcttgaaagaagtgtaaaaaaaagtgaaaatttggatgattttcatagtgaaataatcgattttattatgtagtctatgacagttgaattcaccatattggcgtattttccatgaataaaagtttttctgcaaattaatttgaaagctctaatgtaaaaatgttttaggaaaattttatcataagatattatagaaatgatagatttctattaaaatgttacataatttgtaaaaagtgtacgtttgttacgaaaagtctaaaatattacgatgctatgttataccaacgtcgttggctatgcaaaatgtgcggtgagctctattgcatttattataaaatatttttttctatataaagtggacttgaaactaaataaaaaatttaaaaatgtaaattctaaacaatgtattgttgcaatcacaaatttaaaaaaatatataatttttttttggaaattaaacacaaattcaaaaatgcccttgtctaagcaagcaaatgtagaacagttgcataccgaacgaaatctatttccctttaataatttaaaatattaaaatactattttattctttttaaaacagtttttagaatagcaaaaaatatcatttgtttaaaaataataaaaaatacagaaaaaatttatattcaatgtatctaaattatctatttaaggttaaaattctctcgaatgtattggcctgcctgtttttatcttcattcattcttgttatgtagctactacgaaaaatcaaattttgcaaaaagaataacagcaaatatactgttgctaatagaaaataaaaattttcagtttaacataaaaagtaaattaaataatttttttttaaaaaaaagtttttgatttcgctccatgttttgaaacccaatattaccaaaagtaaaacgcatagaaaagaaaaaaatttttttaatataaatagtgtatttttccatccccaaaaaaagactatatttatttattttaataaaaataaaaaggtgtaagttttgaataaatttttttctcttttttataaaaatattgtggtcctgaaaaggaccgattgtttttgtaaaaaaaagttggcttttaaaatgtcaataatttaagcacgttctccacgaatacgtctggccaattggatatccttgggcatgatggtgacacgcttggcatggatggcacacaagttggtatcttcgaagagaccgaccaagtaggcttcgctagcttcttgcaaggccatgacagcagagctctggaaacgcaagtcagtcttgaaatcttgggcaatttcacgaaccaaacgttggaaaggcaatttgcggatcaacaactcagtactcttctggtagcgacggatttcacgcaaagcaacggtaccagggcggaaacgatgtggcttcttaacaccaccggtggctggtgcgctcttacgagcagctttggtagccaattgcttacgaggggctttgccaccagtagatttacgggcagtttgcttagtacgagccatttttcactagaggtttttagttcacttcacgatatgcacacaaacactgttaacactgtaatagttgccttacggagcgattcccgatatttatagaaaaaatttggcgggctacagtttccaataagggtgtgtgctgcgtatatgcttcaacatttgtatctgtacacacgaagtgtatacgaacaaccccgaagatagatcgaagcgtatgtgtatgtagtaaattcagagcggattttgtataaatatgaggtatcgcagcatggtaagtattagttcttgtgcataacttgtgaagtgaatttaatttaaaaagtgaaaaaatgactggtcgtggtaaaggtggcaaaggcttgggaaaaggtggcgctaaacgtcatcgtaaagtgttgcgtgataacatccaaggtatcaccaagcctgcaatcagacgtttggctcgtcgtggcggtgtaaagcgtatctctggattgatttacgaagaaacccgtggtgtcctgaaggtgtttttggaaaacgttattcgtgatgctgtcacctacactgaacacgctaagcgtaaaaccgtcaccgctatggatgtcgtctacgctttgaagagacaaggccgcactttgtacggtttcggcggttaaacattatcttgacgctattttggagaaaattttaagaactttaaaactaaaacaatcggtccttttcaggaccacaaaacatatttaaaaagagatatatcttgttataaatttttactaaaaaaaaatacataaaatttatttgaaaataaatattaccatttttcaatttgccgtcggccaaaatgtagcttctataatatacatacatacatgacgaaactaaaaccgacgccattagaacaatacgatgaaacgatggtatacaacactaaaaagcatacatacacacagataccaaaatgcacgcatatactaccattaaatgtttcctttgcttggagctgctaactttgtcacaaatgtacgaagagggacgatcgtagatacttcgtttcgatgttttgttattacatatgccaatttttttcagcatcagaaaatgaacaatgattaccatgtgatattcaaatgtaaaataaatagtttttacagtaccctaatggtaacattgatcctattaaatgccgataatcttgagtagggtcgataaaactaaattcttattatgttaatgtatgcaaataggcgaaatgttgatgcatgataattgataactgataattatgacatgtatattaaaagacctgcaatagtcgataagatgtaaacatatttgaaaatgtttacctataaacaatagatggcagatttttttgtatttacgcctaaaacaggattgtttaaggaaatttcgaataacgaaattgctagcaaattaccaaatccactgaaaaaaaaaatcgaccaaaaaatatttttttttaaatttaactacaattaaaattttatttattatttaaaactattttttaagtaaattttcttgataaaataaggggtttgatatagttttttctcttttaaaaaaatttttgtcgtcctgaaaaggacggattgttgttgatttatacgatggcctgtatttacattttttctttgatgctcgtagataatttaagccttcttttcggtcttcttgggcaagagaacagcttggatgtttggcaatacaccaccttgagcaatggtgacaccggacagcaatttgttcaattcttcgtcattacggatagccaattgcaagtgacgggggataattcttgtcttcttgttgtcacgagcagcgttgccagccaattcaagaacttcagcggccaaatactccatgacagcagccaagtaaactggagctccggcaccaacacgttcagcatagttgcctttgcgcaacaaacgatggatacgaccgacggggaattgaagaccagcacggttggaacgggactttgcctttcccttaactttgccacctttaccacgaccagacatttttagttatttttttttttaattcacttcacttagcactgaaacacaaatgatattagttcgcagcatgaactgcagtatttatactttcggatccaacgtgtagctaattttagagggttgttttcgtaaacatagcgactgttttcgtctacctgaatatcttgtgcatgaaatggtttaaatattccgagtaagccatcaaacacacaaaatcgtgaacagtgttaaaagtgtttgtgtgacttaaaaaaaaaaccaagtgaaaatgcctccaaaagccagtggtaaagcagcaaagaaggccggcaaagcccaaaagaacatcactaagggtgacaagaccaagagacgcaccaagcgtaaggagagttatgctatctacatttacaaagtgttgaagcaagtccatcccgatactggtatctcctcaaaggccatgagcatcatgaacagtttcgtcaacgatatctttgaacgtatcgccgccgaagcctcccgtttggctcactacaacaagcgttccaccatcaccagtcgggaaatccaaactgccgtccgtctattattgcccggtgagttggctaagcacgctgtcagtgaaggtaccaaagccgttactaagtacaccagctccaagtaaatggcatacttatttcgtcgtacaatattttccctacaacatcaaaggcccttttcagggccacaaaataaattaaaaaagagacttaattcgttattcaactaaaattaatttatatttacaaatttaaagaaaaaatatatctaccactcaccctcacattgcccttattacttttttaaaataaaatatgtatactacccatactctaatattgccctccttgcttagcaccatctacatctacagtaatatgatcaacacatattgctcttatgctcaaacactcggtatgcaacgttgtattgatgttcgagtatatgtgagcgtgtgtgttgatactaaattttttagggatgtatactagtatgttagcgtgaaatggtgtagagatgtatatgtggacttatgcgtttgtacgcgagatctatgggtaggtatgctcgtaaagaatgaaataggtatgctaagtgcgatttttgaagggaatattgtacgccactctcttattggttaggtatgctaaatgagattttctttaacattaagtgattttcataattcttagtaattgctttggtttatgaccctaagtgaaacagttaatccagttgcggaaaaaatcccatttaacatgtgattacttaaatttccttaaagggtaatgtattcccatattaggtaacaatggtattaaaagatttcaacagatgttttacagctacgaaaagggctgtgattagcttttcccttaaaattaacatagtatttattaggtaattaaaaaattgtttgagttaaatttggtctctttttaaaaatttttttgtagccctgaaaagggctgttagatatactgctttcgaatatcgaaaataatcattttgacatgataagtaattttgcatggaaaaattacttcttagcggcggtcttcttggcagctggcttctttgctgcggcagcctttttgggcttggcagcggtggtttttgccttgggtgcctttggtttagtggctgatgctttggcggctgtttttgcgggtttagctttaactgtacctgtctttttggcagttttagccttggccttttcggtcttcttcttctcggcggtctttttagcagcggaaggcttctttgcagcggctttcttttcaccggctgcctttttgggtgctgctgccttctttttcttatcaccggctgggaccttcttcttcttttcagcgctctttgctttaggttccttcgaggcagatggggacaatttgaatgaaccggaggcacccttacctttagtttggatcaattttccactagcaacagcgctcttcaagtacttcttgatgaatggggccaattttacagcatcaactttgtatgtgctggccaagtatttcttgatggcaggcaatgaggaaccaccacgttctttcaatgttttgatggcagcatcgaccatttgttgggttggtggatggcttggggcagcagagggtttctttgccttggcagcggctttcttaggtgcctttttctcaacagcggcgactggagatgcggtggcttcaacaacggcggcgtcagacatgatttcacttatatttttctttttaaacacactttaacactttgtaaatatacactcactactggtgtacgctgattggttgaaaatatggtttcaacctttagactagtgatggctgggtacatcgaaattatgagaagtacatagtagtcaactacgaaattttgcgaaacgttgtgtggaagcgaataaaaatttttacaaaagttttcacagaattattcattttacgatgagatagtaacaatttctttttattttttatacaattcttctagtagagatatccagctaatcattaaagaaaatccgagttaattatctttaagcgttaccgagttataagggtttgagttgaaagtttataaaaatgttatgataaaattgtaactaaattataaaaattttccaatttttattgaaaattggtttttataaaaatttagtatggaatcttgatatgttttcttgaaagaagtgtaaaaaaaagtgaaaatttggatgattttcatagtgaaataatcgattttattatgtagtctatgacagttgaattcaccatattggcgtattttccatgaataaaagtttttctgcaaattaatttgaaagctctaatgtaaaaatgttttaggaaaattttatcataagatattatagaaatgatagatttctattaaaatgttacataatttgtaaaaagtgtacgtttgttacgaaaagtctaaaatattacgatgctatgttataccaacgtcgttggctatgcaaaatgtgcggtgagctctattgcatttattataaaatatttttttctatataaagtggacttgaaactaaataaaaaatttaaaaatgtaaattctaaacaatgtattgttgcaatcacaaatttaaaaaaatatataatttttttttggaaattaaacacaaattcaaaaatgcccttgtctaagcaagcaaatgtagaacagttgcataccgaacgaaatctatttccctttaataatttaaaatattaaaatactattttattctttttaaaacagtttttagaatagcaaaaaatatcatttgtttaaaaataataaaaaatacagaaaaaatttatattcaatgtatctaaattatctatttaaggttaaaattctctcgaatgtattggcctgcctgtttttatcttcattcattcttgttatgtagctactacgaaaaatcaaattttgcaaaaagaataacagcaaatatactgttgctaatagaaaataaaaattttcagtttaacataaaaagtaaattaaataatttttttttaaaaaaaagtttttgatttcgctccatgttttgaaacccaatattaccaaaagtaaaacgcatagaaaagaaaaaaatttttttaatataaatagtgtatttttccatccccaaaaaaagactatatttatttattttaataaaaataaaaaggtgtaagttttgaataaatttttttctcttttttataaaaatattgtggtcctgaaaaggaccgattgtttttgtaaaaaaaagttggcttttaaaatgtcaataatttaagcacgttctccacgaatacgtctggccaattggatatccttgggcatgatggtgacacgcttggcatggatggcacacaagttggtatcttcgaagagaccgaccaagtaggcttcgctagcttcttgcaaggccatgacagcagagctctggaaacgcaagtcagtcttgaaatcttgggcaatttcacgaaccaaacgttggaaaggcaatttgcggatcaacaactcagtactctt
The Stomoxys calcitrans chromosome 3, idStoCalc2.1, whole genome shotgun sequence genome window above contains:
- the LOC131995643 gene encoding histone H3-like, with amino-acid sequence MARTKQTARKSTGGKAPRKQLATKAARKSAPATGGVKKPHRFRPGTVALREIRRYQKSTELLIRKLPFQRLVREIAQDFKTDLRFQSSAVMALQEASEAYLVGLFEDTNLCAIHAKRVTIMPKDIQLARRIRG